One part of the Mesorhizobium sp. M4B.F.Ca.ET.058.02.1.1 genome encodes these proteins:
- a CDS encoding phosphoenolpyruvate hydrolase family protein: MAAISRKTILEKFRKMLADGVPIVGGGAGTGLSAKAEEAGGIDLIIIYNSGRYRMAGRGSAAGLLAYGNANEIVKEMAYEVLPVVKKTPVLAGVNGTDPFVIMPLFLAELKTMGFSGVQNFPTIGLFDGTMRQSFEETGMGFGLEVDMIAEAHKLDLLTTPYVFNPDEARAMTKAGADIIVAHMGVTTGGSIGATSAKSLDHCVKEIDAIADAARSVRKDVILLCHGGPISMPDDARYILERCEGLHGFYGASSMERLPAEAAIAKQTADFKAVAIGRGKATIKKKKG, translated from the coding sequence ATGGCCGCAATTTCGCGCAAGACAATACTGGAGAAGTTCCGCAAGATGCTCGCCGATGGCGTGCCGATCGTCGGCGGCGGCGCCGGCACCGGCCTGTCGGCCAAGGCCGAGGAAGCCGGCGGCATCGACCTCATCATCATCTACAATTCCGGCCGCTACCGCATGGCCGGGCGCGGCTCGGCGGCCGGCCTGCTCGCCTATGGCAACGCCAACGAGATCGTCAAGGAGATGGCCTATGAGGTGCTGCCCGTGGTCAAGAAGACGCCGGTTCTGGCCGGCGTCAACGGTACCGATCCCTTCGTCATCATGCCGCTGTTCCTGGCCGAATTGAAGACGATGGGCTTTTCCGGTGTGCAGAACTTTCCCACCATCGGCCTGTTCGACGGCACCATGCGGCAGAGCTTCGAGGAAACCGGCATGGGTTTTGGGCTCGAGGTCGACATGATCGCCGAGGCGCACAAGCTCGACCTCCTGACCACGCCCTATGTCTTCAACCCCGACGAGGCGCGCGCCATGACAAAGGCCGGCGCCGACATCATTGTTGCCCATATGGGCGTGACGACCGGCGGCTCGATCGGCGCCACGTCGGCGAAGTCGCTCGACCACTGCGTGAAGGAGATCGACGCTATCGCCGACGCCGCGCGCTCGGTGCGCAAGGACGTCATCCTGCTTTGCCATGGCGGGCCGATCTCGATGCCGGACGATGCCCGCTACATCCTCGAGCGCTGCGAAGGGCTGCATGGCTTCTATGGCGCGAGCTCGATGGAACGGCTGCCGGCGGAGGCCGCAATCGCCAAACAGACGGCGGATTTCAAGGCGGTCGCGATCGGCCGCGGCAAGGCGACCATCAAGAAAAAGAAGGGATGA
- a CDS encoding Tm-1-like ATP-binding domain-containing protein has product MKRIYVVGTADTKGEELAFLADAIAATGATVTRVDVGTRATTVPVDVSAEEVAAHHPEGRDAVLGNDDRGRSVAAMAFALARFVQSRGDISGMIGIGGGGGTSIVTSAMRTLPLGLPKVMVSTLASGDTAPYVDVSDIVMMPSVTDMAGLNRLSRIVLHNAAQAISGMVGNPAPSADGKPSLGLTMFGVTTPCVTAIADHLRANYDCMVFHATGTGGRTMEKLADSGLLAGIIDITTTEVCDLLFGGVLPATQDRFGAAARTKLPYVGSAGALDMVNFWAPPTIPEHYRGRLLYEHNSNVTLMRTTPDECRKIGEWIGEKLSRCEGPVRFLIPEKGVSALDIDGGAFFDPEADAALFEAIERTIRPTATRIVTRLPLHINDPEFARAATAAFLDIVKK; this is encoded by the coding sequence ATGAAGCGCATCTACGTGGTGGGCACCGCCGACACCAAGGGCGAGGAGCTTGCCTTCCTGGCGGACGCGATCGCCGCCACCGGCGCTACCGTGACCCGCGTCGACGTCGGAACGCGCGCTACCACCGTGCCGGTCGATGTGTCAGCCGAAGAGGTAGCCGCCCATCACCCCGAGGGCCGCGACGCCGTGCTCGGCAACGACGACCGCGGCAGGTCGGTCGCAGCGATGGCCTTCGCCCTCGCCCGCTTCGTCCAGTCGCGCGGCGACATATCCGGCATGATCGGTATCGGCGGCGGCGGCGGCACCTCGATCGTCACATCGGCCATGCGCACACTGCCGCTCGGCCTGCCCAAGGTCATGGTCTCGACGCTCGCCTCCGGGGACACCGCACCCTATGTCGACGTCTCCGACATTGTCATGATGCCATCGGTGACCGACATGGCGGGCCTCAACCGCCTGTCGCGCATCGTGCTGCACAATGCCGCCCAGGCGATCTCGGGCATGGTGGGGAACCCGGCCCCATCCGCCGACGGCAAACCGTCGCTTGGGCTTACCATGTTCGGTGTCACCACCCCATGCGTGACGGCCATCGCCGACCATCTGCGCGCCAACTATGACTGCATGGTTTTCCACGCCACCGGCACCGGCGGCCGCACGATGGAGAAGCTCGCCGACTCGGGCTTGCTCGCCGGCATCATCGACATAACCACGACGGAGGTCTGCGACCTGCTGTTCGGCGGCGTGCTGCCGGCGACGCAGGATCGCTTCGGCGCCGCCGCTCGCACGAAACTTCCCTATGTCGGCTCGGCCGGCGCGCTCGACATGGTCAACTTCTGGGCGCCGCCGACCATTCCGGAGCATTATCGCGGACGCCTGCTCTACGAACACAATTCCAACGTGACGCTGATGCGCACGACGCCGGACGAATGCCGCAAGATCGGCGAATGGATCGGCGAAAAGCTGAGCCGCTGCGAGGGTCCGGTCCGCTTCCTTATCCCCGAAAAGGGCGTCTCGGCGCTCGACATCGACGGCGGCGCCTTCTTCGATCCGGAAGCGGATGCCGCGCTGTTCGAGGCCATCGAACGCACGATCCGTCCGACGGCAACACGCATCGTGACGCGCTTGCCGCTGCACATCAACGATCCCGAATTCGCCAGGGCCGCGACCGCGGCCTTCCTCGATATCGTCAAGAAGTGA
- a CDS encoding TetR/AcrR family transcriptional regulator, which yields MDVSRQQAAPNDDTGEGRAAERGARARTRRLMLETATRLMQGGATPSVSEVAEAAEVSRATAYRYFPSQAALVQAVVDEGLGPILTWRSASDDPERRVAELYATAMPRIEAFEATFKAALKLSLDQWARRQAGTLGNEPAFTRGHRIDLLKDALAPLKGRLPPREFKRLAQALSLMFGVEVLIVLKDIWGLDSRRMMAVAQWAAGALVRAAVAESEGDATSAATAK from the coding sequence ATGGATGTCTCACGTCAACAAGCCGCGCCGAACGACGACACCGGTGAGGGCCGAGCGGCCGAGCGTGGCGCGCGCGCCCGCACCAGGCGGCTGATGCTGGAGACGGCCACCAGGCTGATGCAGGGCGGCGCCACACCTTCCGTGAGCGAGGTCGCCGAGGCGGCCGAAGTGTCGCGCGCAACCGCCTATCGATATTTCCCGAGCCAGGCAGCACTGGTGCAGGCAGTGGTCGATGAGGGGCTCGGCCCTATCCTCACCTGGCGCTCGGCGTCGGACGATCCGGAGCGCAGGGTCGCCGAACTCTACGCCACCGCGATGCCGCGTATCGAGGCTTTCGAGGCGACGTTCAAGGCGGCGCTGAAACTGTCGCTGGATCAGTGGGCCAGGCGCCAGGCAGGCACGCTGGGCAATGAGCCGGCCTTCACGCGCGGGCATCGCATCGACCTCCTGAAGGATGCGTTAGCGCCGCTCAAGGGCCGTTTGCCGCCGCGCGAGTTCAAGCGTCTGGCGCAGGCGCTGTCGCTGATGTTCGGCGTCGAGGTGCTGATTGTATTGAAGGACATATGGGGCCTGGACAGTCGTCGCATGATGGCGGTCGCGCAGTGGGCGGCGGGCGCGCTGGTGCGGGCGGCCGTGGCGGAATCGGAAGGCGACGCCACATCGGCGGCAACCGCAAAATAA
- a CDS encoding extracellular solute-binding protein, which translates to MRKIVTSVIAGIGLVLACGTSSYAQDKELTIFWAEWDPANYLQELVNDYTAETGVKVTVQTTPWPDFQTKAFTEFNAHGDAYDMVVGDSQWLGAGSTQGHYVDLTDFFNKHKLGDVMAPATVKYYAEYPGGSGKYWAIPLEGDAIGWSYRKDWFEDPKEKEAFKAKYNYDLDVPKTYAQLRDIAEFFHRPDQKRYGVAIYTDNSYDAMAMGVESAIFSYGGDLGDYATYKVDGITNSKEAAAGLDMYKELYKFTPPGWGKTFFVEDNQAITGGLAAMSMNFFAFFPPLVNKATNPYADVTGFFANPAGPDGKRFAALGGQGISIVSYSKNQEEATKFLEWFIKDETQKKWADLGGYTCSQAVLKSEAFQNATPYNKAFYDTMFMVKDFWATPEYAEVLDQLNQNIYPFVVGGKGTAQEALDKTAAEWKATFTKYNRYK; encoded by the coding sequence ATGCGCAAGATAGTGACCAGCGTCATTGCTGGTATCGGCTTAGTGCTCGCCTGTGGAACGTCTTCTTACGCGCAGGACAAGGAACTCACCATCTTCTGGGCGGAATGGGATCCGGCAAACTATCTGCAGGAACTCGTCAACGACTACACGGCCGAGACCGGGGTGAAGGTCACCGTACAGACGACGCCATGGCCAGATTTCCAGACCAAGGCCTTTACCGAGTTCAACGCGCATGGCGACGCCTACGACATGGTGGTCGGCGACTCGCAATGGCTTGGTGCCGGTTCGACGCAAGGCCACTATGTCGACCTGACGGACTTCTTCAACAAGCACAAGCTTGGCGATGTGATGGCGCCCGCTACTGTAAAGTATTATGCCGAATACCCTGGCGGTTCCGGAAAATACTGGGCGATCCCGCTTGAAGGCGATGCGATCGGCTGGTCCTATCGCAAGGACTGGTTCGAGGATCCGAAGGAGAAGGAAGCCTTCAAGGCGAAGTACAACTACGACCTCGACGTGCCGAAGACCTATGCGCAGCTGCGCGACATCGCCGAGTTCTTCCACCGTCCGGACCAGAAGCGGTACGGCGTCGCCATCTACACCGACAATTCCTATGACGCGATGGCGATGGGCGTCGAAAGCGCTATCTTCAGCTATGGCGGCGACCTCGGCGACTACGCAACTTACAAGGTCGACGGCATCACCAATTCGAAAGAGGCCGCCGCCGGCCTCGACATGTACAAGGAACTCTACAAGTTCACGCCTCCCGGTTGGGGCAAGACCTTCTTCGTGGAAGACAACCAGGCGATCACCGGCGGCCTCGCCGCGATGAGCATGAATTTCTTCGCCTTCTTCCCGCCGCTGGTAAACAAGGCCACCAACCCGTACGCCGACGTGACCGGCTTCTTCGCCAATCCGGCCGGCCCGGACGGCAAGCGCTTCGCCGCTCTCGGCGGCCAGGGAATTTCCATCGTCTCGTACTCGAAGAACCAGGAAGAGGCGACGAAGTTCCTGGAGTGGTTCATCAAGGACGAGACCCAGAAGAAGTGGGCGGACCTTGGCGGCTACACCTGCAGCCAGGCCGTGCTGAAATCGGAAGCGTTCCAGAACGCTACGCCTTACAACAAGGCGTTCTATGACACGATGTTCATGGTCAAGGACTTCTGGGCGACGCCGGAATACGCCGAGGTGCTAGATCAGCTGAACCAGAACATCTATCCGTTCGTGGTCGGCGGGAAAGGCACCGCCCAGGAAGCGCTCGACAAGACCGCCGCCGAATGGAAGGCGACGTTCACCAAGTACAATCGCTACAAATAA
- a CDS encoding sugar ABC transporter permease, with protein MASVALTHLDPASRAAARGWSDLTIRNLFIIPTLVFLIVFNIFPLIYSLGYSFTNFAANRSEPWQFVGLQNYRELLSDDHIWSNFIITAKYVIVSVAGQMIVGFGLALLLNRSFPMKGLITTLLLLPMMMSAAVVGLFWQLLYSPSWGPINYVFGLGDFAWLSNPDSALYAVAITDIWMWSPFVMLLSLAGLSAVPQHLYEAAAIDRAGWWYTFTRITLPLVSPILLIALIFRTMEAFKTFDIAYTMTTQPTAELIAIRLYKQAFQQWDTGKSCALAYIVLIMVLAITNLYVKYLNKVKER; from the coding sequence TTGGCTTCGGTAGCCCTCACACATCTCGATCCTGCCTCAAGGGCCGCAGCGCGCGGCTGGTCGGATCTGACCATCCGCAACCTGTTCATCATCCCGACGCTGGTGTTCCTGATCGTTTTCAACATCTTCCCGCTGATCTATTCGCTGGGCTATTCCTTCACGAACTTCGCGGCGAACCGGAGCGAGCCTTGGCAGTTCGTCGGCTTGCAGAATTACCGTGAGCTGCTTAGCGACGATCACATCTGGTCGAATTTCATCATCACGGCGAAATACGTCATCGTTTCGGTGGCCGGCCAGATGATCGTTGGCTTCGGCCTCGCGCTGCTGCTCAACCGCAGCTTTCCGATGAAGGGCCTCATCACCACGCTGCTGCTATTGCCGATGATGATGTCGGCAGCTGTCGTCGGCCTGTTCTGGCAACTGCTCTACAGCCCGTCATGGGGCCCGATCAACTACGTCTTCGGCCTGGGCGACTTCGCCTGGCTGTCCAACCCCGACAGCGCGCTCTACGCCGTCGCGATCACCGATATCTGGATGTGGTCGCCCTTCGTCATGCTGCTTTCGCTCGCCGGCCTGTCGGCCGTGCCGCAGCACCTCTACGAGGCCGCGGCGATCGACCGCGCCGGTTGGTGGTACACCTTCACCCGCATCACCTTGCCGCTGGTCTCGCCGATTCTTTTGATCGCGCTGATCTTCCGCACCATGGAAGCCTTCAAGACCTTCGACATCGCCTACACGATGACGACCCAGCCGACCGCCGAACTGATTGCGATCCGGCTCTACAAGCAGGCGTTCCAGCAATGGGATACCGGCAAGTCCTGCGCGCTGGCCTACATCGTGCTGATCATGGTGCTGGCCATCACCAACCTCTACGTGAAGTACCTCAACAAGGTGAAGGAGCGCTGA
- a CDS encoding carbohydrate ABC transporter permease: MAAVRTSSEIALNRAAIVAVLIATLIFLAPIYWIASTAFKPKELAVSVPPTVLFQPEVTPFIRLFTKRVQMQKPVDPQVYEAAPWWEKRIYDGGERVLKVGKDVQLSQYPNRFMNSLIVAVISTVLAVGMGTFTAYGFSRFKIAGEADLLFFILSTRMLPPVVVAIPMFLMYRMVGLNDSHIGLIILYVAFNLSFSVWLMKGFMDEIPKEYEEAALVDGYTRMQAFFKIVLPEAATGIAATAVFCFITAWNEYAFALIMTNRRAQTAPPFIPSQIGSGLPDWTTIAAGTFLFLLPVAIFTFLLRNHLLRGVTFGAIRK; the protein is encoded by the coding sequence ATGGCCGCCGTCCGCACTTCTTCCGAGATTGCCCTCAACCGCGCGGCAATCGTTGCGGTGCTTATCGCGACGCTGATCTTCCTCGCGCCGATCTACTGGATCGCCTCCACTGCGTTCAAGCCGAAGGAGTTGGCGGTCAGCGTGCCGCCCACCGTCCTTTTCCAGCCGGAAGTCACCCCCTTCATCCGTCTGTTCACCAAGCGCGTGCAGATGCAGAAGCCTGTCGACCCGCAAGTCTACGAGGCCGCGCCCTGGTGGGAGAAGCGCATCTATGACGGCGGCGAGCGGGTGCTGAAGGTTGGCAAGGACGTGCAGCTTTCGCAGTATCCCAACCGGTTCATGAACAGCCTGATCGTGGCGGTCATCAGCACGGTGCTCGCCGTCGGCATGGGGACCTTCACCGCCTACGGCTTCTCGCGCTTCAAGATCGCAGGCGAGGCGGACCTTCTCTTCTTCATCCTGTCAACACGCATGCTGCCGCCGGTGGTCGTGGCGATCCCGATGTTCCTGATGTACCGGATGGTCGGCCTCAACGACTCGCATATCGGCCTGATCATCCTCTACGTCGCCTTCAACCTGTCCTTCTCAGTCTGGCTGATGAAGGGCTTCATGGACGAGATCCCGAAGGAATACGAGGAGGCGGCGCTGGTCGACGGCTACACCCGCATGCAGGCCTTCTTCAAGATCGTGCTGCCGGAAGCGGCGACCGGTATCGCTGCCACCGCGGTGTTCTGCTTCATCACAGCCTGGAACGAGTACGCCTTTGCGCTGATCATGACCAACCGACGCGCCCAGACGGCGCCGCCCTTCATCCCCAGCCAGATTGGCTCGGGCCTGCCGGACTGGACCACGATCGCCGCGGGCACCTTCCTGTTCCTGCTGCCGGTCGCAATCTTCACCTTCCTGTTGCGCAACCACCTGCTTCGCGGCGTCACCTTCGGAGCGATCCGCAAATGA
- a CDS encoding ABC transporter ATP-binding protein → MTQIELRGIEKFFGAVQVIHNLNLAIADNEFIVLLGQSGCGKTTTLRAIAGLETIDQGDILIDGKAVQHLKAADRDIAMVFQSFSLYPHMTVFENIAFPLRATRMGSGEVDTSVREVARVLRITDLLGKRPSALSGGDMQRVAIGRALVRRPKAMLMDEPIGALDAKLREEMRAEIKRLHIKQGSTTIYVTHDQIEAMSLADRIVIMHEGFIQQVGTPDEVYSHPANLFVAQFVGSPVMNVAEASVSEKASAASVTVGDAPAGFEFPSALLSKLNGHAANGGLTLGIRPEGVLVRRDAAPGYMPVEAHIIEPLGSFDIVDLKVGSQMLRARTKAGYVAGPGEKVHARIDPEQAHFFDTASGKSLGVRL, encoded by the coding sequence GTGACGCAGATCGAACTTCGCGGCATCGAGAAATTCTTCGGCGCCGTTCAGGTCATCCACAATCTGAACCTCGCCATCGCCGACAACGAGTTTATCGTGCTGCTTGGCCAGTCGGGCTGCGGCAAGACCACGACGCTGCGTGCGATTGCGGGGCTCGAAACGATCGACCAGGGCGACATCCTGATCGACGGCAAGGCCGTGCAGCACCTCAAGGCTGCCGACCGCGACATCGCCATGGTGTTCCAGTCGTTTTCGCTCTACCCGCACATGACGGTGTTCGAGAATATCGCCTTTCCGTTGCGCGCAACGCGCATGGGAAGCGGCGAGGTCGACACGTCGGTTCGCGAGGTCGCCCGGGTTCTGCGGATCACCGACCTGCTCGGCAAGAGGCCGTCGGCGCTATCCGGCGGCGACATGCAGCGCGTGGCGATCGGCCGGGCGCTGGTGCGGCGCCCGAAGGCGATGCTGATGGACGAACCGATCGGCGCGCTCGACGCCAAGCTGCGCGAGGAGATGCGGGCCGAGATCAAGCGGCTGCACATCAAGCAGGGTTCGACCACGATCTACGTCACGCACGACCAGATCGAGGCGATGAGCCTGGCCGACCGCATCGTCATCATGCATGAAGGATTCATCCAGCAGGTTGGCACGCCGGACGAGGTCTATTCGCATCCCGCCAACCTGTTCGTGGCCCAGTTCGTCGGCAGTCCAGTGATGAACGTCGCCGAAGCGTCTGTCTCCGAAAAGGCGTCGGCCGCCTCGGTCACCGTCGGCGATGCGCCCGCGGGTTTCGAGTTCCCGAGCGCGCTCTTGTCGAAGCTCAACGGCCACGCAGCCAATGGCGGCCTGACGCTGGGTATCCGGCCGGAAGGCGTGCTCGTCCGGCGCGATGCTGCGCCGGGCTACATGCCGGTGGAGGCGCATATCATCGAACCGCTTGGCTCCTTCGACATCGTCGATCTCAAGGTCGGCTCCCAGATGCTGCGCGCCCGCACCAAGGCCGGCTACGTCGCCGGACCGGGCGAAAAGGTCCACGCCCGCATCGATCCGGAGCAGGCGCATTTCTTCGATACGGCAAGCGGCAAGTCGCTAGGAGTAAGGCTGTAA
- a CDS encoding DUF4437 domain-containing protein, with protein sequence MVNHPALLALAALTVFPGRAFALEDSYLPASKIPYAVEAPDQPQRLGPLWGERAKGPAGTLLKVPGNWRAPVHAHTADYRAVVIQGLWAHWQMDGGEATKVALPPGSYWTQKANEMHDDACLSDTECVILLINDTPYETYLPR encoded by the coding sequence ATGGTCAATCACCCAGCCTTGCTTGCGCTCGCCGCGCTCACCGTCTTTCCGGGGCGGGCATTCGCCCTCGAAGACAGCTACCTGCCGGCGAGCAAGATCCCTTATGCTGTCGAGGCGCCTGACCAGCCGCAGCGCCTCGGCCCGCTATGGGGCGAGCGTGCAAAGGGCCCGGCGGGAACCTTGCTCAAAGTTCCCGGCAACTGGCGCGCGCCTGTTCACGCGCATACCGCGGACTATCGCGCCGTGGTCATTCAGGGGCTGTGGGCGCACTGGCAGATGGATGGCGGCGAGGCGACCAAGGTCGCGTTGCCGCCAGGGTCCTACTGGACCCAGAAGGCCAATGAGATGCACGACGATGCCTGCCTCTCGGACACGGAGTGCGTGATCCTGCTGATCAACGACACGCCGTACGAGACCTATCTGCCGAGGTAG
- a CDS encoding AraC family transcriptional regulator, which yields MNYNSSRTALPASGDPLTDMLRGLRLDGVDYGRCVLGEPWAVSFPAQKAARFHFIGQQGCWLFSPAKEWIELSVGDALLIPRGDEHVLASAPGVPAVPIGRYSIEPVCENIYDVSNGCDGCKTLLFCGSMHFNLDGSHPLLDMMPDLMQARKLMANAPGIQHLLDAMAGEVTMDRVGSGGILARLADVLAATIIRSWVENGCGDATGWIAAVRSPDVGKVLAAIHLQPDRDWTVEALARMMGASRSAFAQRFATVVGETPAKYVLSVRMHQARQWLARDGMRVSVAATRLGYDSEASFSRAFKRVMGVAPSHLRNTGDGDDSPVA from the coding sequence ATGAATTACAATTCGTCCAGAACCGCACTGCCGGCTTCCGGCGATCCTTTGACCGACATGCTACGCGGCCTCCGCCTCGACGGCGTCGACTATGGTCGCTGCGTGCTGGGGGAACCCTGGGCGGTGTCCTTTCCCGCGCAGAAGGCGGCGCGCTTCCACTTCATCGGCCAGCAAGGCTGCTGGCTGTTCTCGCCGGCGAAGGAATGGATCGAGCTGTCGGTCGGCGACGCGCTGCTGATCCCGCGCGGCGACGAGCACGTTCTGGCCAGCGCGCCGGGCGTGCCTGCCGTGCCGATCGGCCGCTACAGCATCGAGCCGGTTTGCGAGAACATCTACGACGTCTCCAATGGCTGCGATGGCTGCAAGACCCTGCTGTTCTGCGGCAGCATGCATTTCAATCTCGACGGCTCGCATCCGCTGCTCGACATGATGCCGGACCTGATGCAGGCACGTAAGCTGATGGCGAACGCTCCGGGCATCCAGCACCTGCTCGATGCGATGGCCGGCGAGGTGACGATGGACCGGGTCGGCTCCGGCGGCATCCTGGCGCGCCTTGCCGATGTGCTGGCCGCCACCATCATCCGCTCCTGGGTGGAGAACGGCTGCGGCGATGCCACCGGATGGATCGCCGCCGTCCGCAGTCCGGATGTCGGCAAGGTGCTGGCCGCCATCCACCTGCAGCCGGACCGCGACTGGACGGTCGAGGCGCTGGCGCGGATGATGGGAGCCTCGCGTTCCGCCTTCGCCCAGCGCTTCGCCACCGTGGTCGGCGAGACGCCGGCCAAATATGTGCTCAGCGTTCGCATGCACCAGGCGCGGCAATGGCTGGCCCGCGACGGCATGCGGGTTTCGGTGGCCGCGACAAGGCTGGGCTATGATTCCGAGGCGTCCTTCAGCCGCGCCTTCAAGCGCGTCATGGGCGTGGCGCCGAGCCATCTGCGCAACACCGGCGACGGCGACGACAGCCCGGTCGCCTGA
- a CDS encoding MFS transporter — protein sequence MTEPTTGVIDAAVLDSADSQERSEPAWGAVVSLALGVFGLVTAEFLPASLLTRLAQDLGVSEGAAGQAVTATAVVGAIAAPTMAIVTKRLDRRLVMWMLTVLLIVSNLLAAFASSLTMLLLARVVLGVALGGFWSMSAAMALRLVPMRLMPRAMSIILTGVSVATVTAAPVGAYVGDVWGWRTAFMIAAVVGALALLVQLATIPRLPPAGVASVRTLLEVLKRPMIRAALLVVLLVASGHFAGFTYVRPYLEVVPVLPIETISLVLLGYGIGGFFGNFAGGFMAERNLKAAVALAPLLIAVSALVLLTLGASPVTAAIAVAAWGFAFGAVPVGLQTWLVRAAPDEAESAGGLMVATFQVAIALGAVFGGLLVDHAGVASAFAYCGIATLLAALVAVLMGPKRAG from the coding sequence ATGACCGAACCCACCACGGGCGTCATCGACGCCGCTGTTCTAGACAGCGCCGACTCTCAAGAACGATCAGAGCCTGCTTGGGGCGCGGTGGTGTCGCTGGCGCTCGGGGTGTTCGGCCTTGTGACTGCGGAATTCCTGCCGGCCAGCCTGCTGACGCGGCTGGCGCAGGACCTCGGCGTCAGCGAGGGCGCGGCCGGGCAAGCGGTGACGGCGACGGCGGTGGTCGGCGCGATCGCGGCGCCGACCATGGCCATCGTCACCAAGCGGCTCGACCGCCGGCTGGTGATGTGGATGCTGACGGTTCTGCTCATCGTCTCCAATCTGCTCGCAGCCTTTGCTTCCTCGCTGACCATGCTGCTTCTGGCCCGGGTGGTTCTCGGCGTCGCGCTCGGCGGCTTCTGGTCGATGTCGGCGGCGATGGCGCTGAGGCTCGTGCCGATGCGGCTGATGCCGCGCGCCATGTCGATCATCCTCACCGGCGTTTCGGTCGCCACCGTCACCGCCGCGCCGGTCGGCGCCTATGTCGGCGATGTCTGGGGCTGGCGCACCGCCTTCATGATCGCGGCCGTCGTCGGCGCGCTGGCGCTCTTGGTGCAGCTTGCCACCATCCCGCGGCTGCCGCCGGCCGGCGTGGCCAGCGTGCGCACCTTGCTGGAGGTCTTGAAGCGGCCGATGATCAGGGCGGCGCTGCTGGTCGTGCTGCTGGTCGCCTCGGGTCACTTTGCCGGCTTCACCTATGTGCGCCCGTATCTCGAGGTGGTTCCGGTGCTGCCGATCGAGACGATCTCGCTGGTGCTGCTCGGCTACGGCATCGGCGGCTTCTTCGGCAACTTCGCCGGCGGCTTCATGGCCGAGCGCAACCTGAAGGCCGCGGTCGCCCTGGCGCCGCTGCTGATTGCCGTGTCGGCGCTGGTGCTGCTCACCCTTGGCGCCTCGCCGGTGACGGCGGCGATCGCCGTCGCCGCCTGGGGCTTCGCCTTCGGCGCGGTGCCGGTCGGGCTGCAGACCTGGCTGGTGCGCGCGGCGCCGGACGAGGCCGAAAGCGCCGGCGGGCTGATGGTCGCCACGTTCCAGGTGGCGATCGCGCTCGGCGCCGTCTTCGGCGGCCTGCTGGTCGACCATGCCGGCGTCGCCAGCGCCTTCGCCTATTGCGGCATCGCAACGCTGCTGGCGGCCCTGGTGGCGGTGCTGATGGGGCCGAAGCGCGCGGGCTAG
- a CDS encoding helix-turn-helix domain-containing protein, whose protein sequence is MTRPKTQPDEQVLEVAYRLMHAEGPEALTFERLARACGLSGSTLVQRFGSKAQLKQRTLLYAWDGLDRKTEALSASTPRTPAGAIRLLGGLSSGYGDIESYAEGLLVLREDLRDPVLRARGAAWKAALSKVLADCFAGIPGMPQDIGLLMASHWQGSLLWWSFDPEMDLTAYVEHSLERFVAAITATSARAAAGPM, encoded by the coding sequence ATGACCCGGCCGAAAACGCAACCCGACGAGCAGGTGCTGGAGGTCGCCTACCGGCTGATGCACGCCGAAGGCCCGGAGGCGCTGACCTTCGAGCGGCTGGCGCGGGCATGCGGCCTATCGGGGTCGACGCTGGTGCAGCGCTTCGGGAGCAAGGCGCAGCTGAAGCAACGCACGCTGCTTTATGCCTGGGATGGGCTCGACCGGAAAACCGAAGCGCTGTCCGCCTCGACGCCGAGGACCCCGGCCGGGGCCATCCGGTTGTTGGGTGGTCTATCCAGCGGCTATGGCGACATCGAATCCTATGCCGAAGGTTTGCTGGTGCTGCGCGAGGACCTGCGCGATCCCGTGCTGCGGGCACGTGGCGCCGCCTGGAAAGCGGCGCTAAGCAAGGTGCTCGCCGACTGTTTCGCCGGTATACCCGGCATGCCTCAGGACATCGGCCTGCTGATGGCGTCGCACTGGCAGGGCTCGCTGCTGTGGTGGAGCTTCGATCCCGAAATGGACCTGACCGCCTATGTCGAGCACAGCCTGGAGCGCTTCGTGGCGGCGATCACGGCGACATCGGCCCGGGCGGCTGCCGGGCCGATGTAG